AGAGAAGTGTTTGAGATGGTATGGACATGTGCTCATGAGACCTTAGATGTGATTGTTAGAAgtggtgaaatgattaatgttagtggacGAGGAAAGATAGagataatagaaactataaataaggacttAAAGACTCTTAACtagatatatgatttttttatagatCTCATTGACGGTGATAGATCATGTAGTCGACCTTAAATAGTTGGgatttatgactttgttgttgttgtattaaaatttttttaggtCTTCATGTATCTCTCCTCACATCACTTACTCGAGGGCATGTCCATACCATCTTGAACAATACTTAATTTATCTTCTTTGAAGCGATACCTAATTGTTCACGAATTTTAATATATAGTTTTTGCTATCTTTCATAGTTACTCCACTTGTCCACCTTATCATTCTTATCTCAACAACATAagctttttgtatatgttattttttagTCATCCAACACTCAAATCCATAAAGCATTATTGGTCTAATAAttatcttgtaattttttttttaatctcaaagttATTCAATGATCACAAAATACTTCTGGCATCCCTCATCATTTTAATCTTCCTAtctttactttatgaataatatctttttcaatctttttatttttattgaataattgatccaagatatctAAAACTTAGTGGAATTTTTGGCCCATTCAACTTAACTATATCCTCCATTTCTAGTATTACTAAAATTGCATGTCATATAtttggttttatttttatttaatctaaAATCTTTAATTTCTGAGGATTGTCTCCAAAACTcaagtttaaaattaatttcatttaTAGTCTCATCAATTAGGATAATATCATCAGAAAATAATGTACACCAGGGAGCAAGGACTATCATATTGTATACCGAATCTATATCGATCGTTAGCTTGATTGGCACTTTTAGTTTCTAAGGATTATCTCCATAACTCAAGTTTAAAATTAATTCCATCgactctcatcaactaagatagTATTATCAGAGAATAACATACACTAGAGAGCAAGGATTGCCATATCATGGATGGGACTTATATCGATCGTAGATCGGATCGATATGTACTAATCAGTACTAGTGTGTCGACATATATATTCGTGTTTCAAAgacgaagaagggaagaagaatagGAAAGCATAGTggagggaggaagaaaaaggaagaaagggaggtagtagaggaggaggagaaagaaaacgAAGAAGTGGAAGTggtggaggaaggaagaagaggagaagagagaagaaaggaaagaaaagatgaggaatgaaggaaattaagaaaaatgggaGTGTACTGTACGATTGAAAGACGTTGGTTGCAATGATAACGACTTCAAACTACATTGGTTGTAGCGATAGCGATAGTGACTTCGCGAGAAGAGGCTCACGTTTTTGAACCCTAATtgctatttatttttcttttttaatattgaATTGGATGGGCCCCATCGTTGTTTTAAGTTTCTTTTATATTTCTCCCTGAGTTGGATTATATTGCTCGAAATGGAAGCGGTTTGCGTATTGGTCCATGCTTGGATTGGTATCTATCGTCCATCTTGTACGTCATTGCCAAGGAGGTTTATCATGTAAATGTCTAATAAATTCATCCATTATTAATGTAAAAagtaaaagatttaatatggatctgTAGATTATAGTCCTATACTAATAGGAAACTTGCTAGAAAAATTTTCTATATTTCAAACATTAGTGATCATCATACATATCCTTGACAACATCAATTGTCATCAATACAATTAGTgaacaatttttttctaaaatctaCCATAATAAATCTTTATAAACTCTATCGTAGGCTTTCTCCAaatcaataaaaattatatgtaaatttttcTCTATATTTTTTCATTGTCTTAATAAAAAGTAATttacatgaaaaaataatttattttgaccTGAAACTGTAACAAGTCATAAGAAAATTTTGTGAGTTATAATTTCATGCTTTCGACATAACTGGGATGTATCTAAGAAGGATGGACTTTTATGCAGAGCTTAATATAGTTAATCTAAGGATAACAATTAACAATGACATTTTCATTTTGGAAAGTATCAATTGGATAAGTTGCCTTGTAAAGCCTATTTAATGTCAATCTTGCCATGCATATGCAACACCTATATCGCATCCTTACCAATAGCTCAGTAATAAACAATGATTGCATACTAATGACAATAATGTGTCACAACATGGCATTCTATCAAATTTTTCTTGAGCAAGCTTCCTCTATTTTATCAAGTTCCCAACTTGACTGCCATGTATTGGAAGTTTCTTCATGCAGGGACATACTTTCTATTAGTATCCTTCTGATTCTTTGCCAAATGAAGGACAATCTTGAGAAAATGCTAGAAATAACTAGGTAAACAAAGTGTAGTTGAAGGAGTTCCATTAGGATAAGAGGTTTTCCTCTCAAAACATACAACATGGTTACTTGCATTCCTAGACTTCGAACCAGTATGGGCAGTATTATATCTGACATGAATAGGCTTGAGCGTGATGGATTTGATTGGTCTGAATGATTACAGAAACTGTGACTCAAAGATTTAGTTGAGTCACATAAACGTAGGTCTTTAATGCATGTTACTTCCTActgaaaaattaaaacaaataagTTTGCTATTATGTATAATCATTGCTCAcagttaaaatttttaaaaccaaGGGATGTCATCTCATGCCGATGGGCCATATCATTTGTTATTCAGACCGGTACACTTCAGGGTTGTACTAATTTCttggtatataaattatatttagataAGAATAATGTGTGTGTAAGACATAAATGAACAGAAATTCTAGGTAAGTTGAAAAATTGAACGAGTGGGTGAAAGAGCAGGGAGGGAGGAGGATTTGAAGGGCCAAAATAAGACCCAACAATCAACAATCAAGTTGACCTTTGGGACCCGATTTGGCCTGAGAGGGGACCAATATGGTCGGTAGCTGTCATGCTCCGTATGCTTCCATAACAGCGTACCATCTGAAACTAGCCTGTCTGTGTACTGGCACTATTTCATATTGCATTGGGTGGTATGTCAAACCATGTTTAAAACCTTCCCCAGTCAACACAAATACATGTATGCAATAGGTCAAACAGTTTAAGATTCCCCAGCAGCCTGACTATTGTTGTCTAGTGAAATCTTGCCATTTTTCAATCTGTTTGCCTGAGTAGTTTCTTCTCATCAGAATAATATATTACATAGTATAAGTATTGAATCTGGAAACACCGTTTCTGAGAATTAAATCTAGAATGCTGTCTTCCAACTATTTGTTCAGgaagatgagtttttttttatcctCTAAAATTCAGGAGGTCAACAATGGCATAGAATAATGTCCTGAGATGACAAACACTACCATGTTTTTATTTGTAGCTCATCTTCCTTTTTGTCTTGACCTTGGCAGGAAACCAATTGAGCATTTCTTAAAAGCCATTGATAAAGTAACTCTCAAAGATATTACCACCATTACGGAAAAGATCATCTCTTCACCACTTACAATGGCATCTTGGGGTGATGGTATGTTAAAAAGATCAAAATGGACTTTGTTTCTTATCGTGTTACCACTCCATTCCTAATTACTTGTTACCTTTCTTGTAGTTATCCATGTTCCAAGCTATGAATCCGTCAGTGGAAAGTTCCACTCGAAGTGAATGGTTTCCCACCATCAGTGAGACTTTTGACAATTTTGAAGCTGCAGATAGGAAATATGGACAATATATGGGCATTCCAAGTTTACGTTAAAGTTTATCACCTGTGTACCAATAAATTTGCTTGCAAATTGCCATCATCACTTGTCTTCAGCCTCATCTTGTTAACTTTGTGAAAAACACAAAGGCTGAGTTTATTTCCCATTGTTCCAATTTTGTGGCCGCTTGTCATTTGGCCACGCTGCTAAAAGGTGAACTtcgattgttctttttttttttctgaatatcAATCTGTTCAATTTGTTCAGTCCCGTGAAACCTTTGATTAAGTTTActgatttaattatttattatacttacttatattctaagttaaacatattttcgatatCGGTTTCATTGAATAAATTTTTGTATCATTTCTTCATTTTGAAAGTATtaattcatttcttttttttcttttcttcctcttttggTGTTTCGACAATTCTAACAGTTGATATTAGAGAAGTTTTCTTAATAGGACGGACTGCACAtgaattaggatttttttttatttttatgaattttgatttatgaaatgttattgaATGTGGTTTTCAAAAATTCTGTAGATTAATGAaatgatttaaagaaaaaaaatattatttttaaatactaaagctatgaacattttgttttatactttagataagaatgagtttaatcatgtttttatgtgaaattttatatgatatttgacacattttAAGTTAGTTACGAAGGTATAAGtaaagttaaagaatctaaaattaatctcTTGGTATAAAGTTATGAATAAAGTCAAGTGATAATTATTTAGAATACACTCATTTTATGTATGTTGTTAATTCTttgagctcttggtaaatattttattaataaaattttaagatcttttTCAAAAAGTTGGGAACTAGAACTATAATTCAGGAAGAActtgaataatttttctcttgaagaatttaTAGAATCATTAATGACTTGTAAGATACataatgaatataaaaataatctttctaCGACCagtaaggatatgacacttagatcaCTTAagtgaaagcttaagtgatgaggatGACATGACACTCCttgtaaattaaatatatttttgatgtTGGTTTCATTCAATAAATTTTTGTATTATTTCATCATTTCAAAAGTATTAATTCACTCCGTTCCTCTTTCCTTTTCCTCTTTTGGTGTTTTGATGATTCTAATAATATTGGAATCAAGttctctcaattggtttaacatctaagagagattatattattttctttggcAATCAAGATGGCCATTTTATCACTCATCCTCTTATGGTAGGAACACAcgaattaggattttttttttatttttatggattttgatttatgaaatgtcattaaatatgatttttaaaaattcattagacTAACGAATTAATGAAATGATTTAAAGAaaacaattattttttttaaatgctaaagctgtgaatattttattttgtctTTAGACAGGAATTAGTTTAATCGTATTTTTATATGAGAAATTACAcgtgatatttggtacacacttaaAGTTACTCGTGAAGGCACAAGTAAAGtgatatgtacactcattttacattGTCAATTCTTTAAAAGTTGTTGGTAAATGTTTTAttaattttgaatttgttaataaaattttaagatttctttcaaaaagttgggatctaaaGATAACTATAATTCAAGAAGAACTTGAACAATTTTCCGCTTAAAGAATTtataggatcattaatgacctataaaatgacttgcaagacacataatgaacataaaaataatattttaaagacCAGAAAAGATATGATACTTAGACCACTTGaacgaaagcttaagtgatgtgGATCACTTGGCACTCCTtgtaagttaaatatattttcgatattggtttcattgaataaatttttgtattattttttcatTTCGAAAGTATTAATTCACTTCCTTCctctttccttttcttcctcttttgGTGTTTTGACGATTCTAACAATATTAGAGTCAAGttctctcaattggtttaacatccaagagactATATAGTTTTCTTTGACAATCAAGATGGTCATTTTATCACTCGTCCTCTTATGTTTAATAGGACGGACTATACGTATTGGAACACaagaattaagattttttttattttttatggattttgatttatgaaatatctggtttttaaaaattctttagatcaataaatgaatgaaatgatttaaaaaaaaatatttttttaaatgctaaagctgttaacattttattttgtgctttagacagaatgagtttaatcgtatttctataaGGGAAATTATTTGGTTACTCGTGAAGGCACGAGTAGAATGAtatatacactcattttacgtTGTCAATTCTTTGAAAGTTGTTGGTAAATgttttattaatcttgaatttgttaacaaaattctaagatttcttccaaaaagttgggatccaaagataattataattcaagaagaacttgaataattttcctcttgatgaATTTATAGGATCATTAATAATctataaaatgacttgcaagacacataatgaatataaaaataatctttcaaataacatgaaagatatgacacttagcccacttgagcgaaagcttaagtgatgaggatgacttggcactcctcGTAagttcataaaaaggaacaaaacaaatcttgtaaaataatattttaaaaacaaaAACGAACTCATAAAAGATAATCATCTGCTATGATTACAAGAAGCCATGACACTTCAAAAATAAGTGTCCACAACTGAAGAAGAAGCTGCTagcataaaagaagaagaaagcattcaagacaacttgggatgaatcaagtgcattagaagatgaagagcaaaccaattaagacgaggtggcgaactacgctttGATGGCTCTCAACGACGAAGTATGTGACTCAACTAAAACccctttatcttatgatgaatcaTTTAATGCATTTGAAGATTTATAAGATGAACTCAAaatagttggtaagaaatataaattgctaaaaaagatcatatatatacatatatatatatatacatatatatatacatatatatatatatacatatatatatatatacatatatatatatatatacatatatatatatatacatatatatatatatacatatatatacatatacatatacatatatacatatacatatacatatatatatatatatacatatatacatatatatatatatatatatatatatatatatatatatatatatatatatatctcatgaatttaataaattagaaaatgagtatgataaatgcttgttaacaccttacactaaatgtgaagagttcgattcatacaaaaaagaaaatatgttattacaacaaatattagaaaattttaaaattaatagtaaattattaaatatgatttttgttaACAAAAGTGATGTATGTAGAAAGGAAGGAGTTGACTTCATGAGTAATAACACTCAATAAAAACTAACTACATTTGTTAAAAGACCCATATTACATATTTTTcctaaatttaaatataatttttatggtagatatcGTCATTATGTTTATAcatgtttatttaaaaaatatagctcgcataaattagtttgggttataAAGGAAACACAAATGACTTAATGTCAAAAGTCAAGATATGTAGATCTAataatgagggacccaaagttcaATTGGTACCTAAAGCAAAACCTCTTTTTTTatagatatgtctataattgaAAGTTATGAAcaaaagataatattttgatagtggatgctcaaagtaTATAACTAAATATCCAACACATTTCTTAAAGTTTACTAGccaaaacaacaataataaaggaaagatcattggAATTGGAATTATTGGTAACAAATATAATcttttgatggtttaaaacataacttattaagcattagtcaattgtgtgataagtgatataaaattaaatttgaatctaatacttataTCATAGAGAAACCACATAAAAATCTATGATCGCCTTAAGGAGTGTTAAtgattatactattgatcttgataattgtcATGACGAAacttgtttttcagttttaaacgacaatgcatggctttggcataaaaGACTACGATATGCTAGtacgaaatcaatcacataaattgaaactaaaagaggaatatatttttcttaaaaatttctctatctctaaagcttatcaaatttttaataagagATCTTTAGTTTATGTTATTttgtttatgaatctcttgaactaagaaaatgattttgatgatgattttaaattttataatttgatttccTCTCTCtaaagcaacttggatacatctacttCTAAATAATCCTTACttgaggaatgaaagtatgtagatataATCCTAAGGAGTTATTCGTTAGCGATACATCAAAAGGAGCTATTCTTcactgaaaaatatttattcaaatacatGGATCGAgaacttttattatttattcttgtatgattttttctttttattaaagagaatatctatccaaacgaatcatgatctttcacttAATTTctcggtattcatgacttgagttttcttttgaatTAAGATTGTTTACTATTTAATCTCTTATGATtatttcttttcgctatttataaaagaagagatttatcaaaattaatcatgatttttttgatattcacaacttcatctttcatgatttgaatttatctttaatatctttcatgttaaGATTGGACCATTAATGTAAATTTTTGCACCAttatatttttcccttcttttttataatgacaaaaggaGAGCGAATCataccatcttgcacatctcaaaaagaagttaaaaacttgttagcttgcacatctcaagagaagtaaaaacttgttaacttgcacatatcaaagaaatgcaaagacttgctagtttgcatgttttaaagagaagtaaaacttactaacttactagcttgtatgtttcaaaaacttgctagttgtacttttttctttttgttaatgaccaagtgggagaagttatgatgatttgaaattttaatcATATGATATACCTTAAGGATTTGGAATCTTAACTCATactttgatattatgatgatgcatatgatgtatgcaatgttatgttaactatgcatatgaagtgtgaaagttttgttttgacttgaattctaaggttatcattttctgaatttaagtttatttttatatgatatatagataaggggagtttagttaaaatttcgtcatcaattggttgttatcataaaaaaaaaaggagattattgaatcgtagattttaatgatgaaatcaattgatgagtttatgatctaacgagtgtttgagaaaagtgatgtaagactaacttcgatcatgaaaagataaatcgattgaagtaggagaatcatacATTGGGCCGGAGTTAGAGATTGAGCATCGGGTcagaaggatcagatattgctCTAAGATCGGATGTTATTAGAGGTCAACATATCGATGGATcgggcaatacatcgaaggaaaggatgatgcgtcgaaagttcggacgaagtaccaaatgaaccaatgacatgtcggatagcaTGAGATTCATGTTTATAATCATTtatatcttgatcgaagtagtttagaatgAACCAGTACAGCTAGACCAGGCAATGAAACCGTATATGAGTTGGAAAGTACAAAGTGTTCATTTCAAAAAACTCGACAGTGGTACCACTCAaactagtagtggtaccgcctagattggTGATAGTACCGCCAGAATATAGTCTTCTAggttatgtcaagcggtggtactatccaagcaagcggtggtaccactagttctTAGTGTGGCAAGCAATGGTATTGCCTAGcactggtggtagtaccgccaataaCCCGAAAACCCAGTGATGAGACTTTTTCactccatttttaaagtcatttgaggcctataaataccccattcaTTCTTTCTTGAAATAGCAAGAAAAAAGCTCaaaaaacttatgattttaagTGCGTAATCTATGTTAAAGTATTAAGTTCCTTCCTCCTCTAACTTCtaagtcattctaagggaggtgtgagaatcACTTGtaaaaaagagttgtaaaggcTCTctcataaacctatgaaaaggagaaaagagttgtaagaagggtGGTTGATTTTCATCCATTGAAAGATCATAAGTGAAAGCTGATGGCTTTGACAGAGAAGGAATTGGGAGTGAATGTAGATTGCGACGATCGAACCACCGTAAATCCGATGTGCTTTTTCTTTATGTTTTTCATTCTTATTGCTTACTACACTTACTCACAttctaaattaaatatattttcgatATCGATTTTACCGAATGAATTTTCGTATTATTTTTTCAtttcgaaagtactaattcactctCCCCTCGCCTTTACAATCTTAACaacttaataaaaatttatttttaataaaaaatacacGTGTCGATTGATCCATTATAACCTCACAAATAAATCCAAGAATACCTTTTACTCATCAGCCCTTTTCAGCTAAAAGCTGAATGACAGGTCTGATATTTCTCATATCCAGCAGAACTGTATAAGATACCAAGCTTCACCATGATGTTTAATGCGATTAAAAGTTTTCATGTACCGAGAGCTTCACCATATACTAAGAGCTGTTTTCCAACAGCTCTCTTAGTATATGGTGTGGAAATTATATCGAGATCAAGGATAGACCAGTCTTTTGGAGTGTAATTATTCTCAGCCGGAAACTTACTGGTTCAGATGTATCAAGTCTTTACGCAACCAGGCTCCAAGTCTTTAAGTAGACCAGTCTTTTGGAGAAGTAGCTGAGGCTAGTAAGCCACTATGCTCGGGATACAAGCCCAAAATTTGCGATCAGAATCTGAAACTAAAGTCACATTACATTTCACTTCTTTCAGGAAATATGTTCAAGGTGTCCAGTGATTGGAACTTCAATAAGCTCTATTCCGGAGGATAGGCAGTGAAGTCCACCAACAGCAAGGAACTCAGATCATTGCAGATATTCCAGATCATCTGTTATTCCGACCTGCAGCAAGTTCGaccaaaataaaatttttttggaAATTATGATCAAATCTTCCTAGAAACAAGCAACATTAGAGGGATGACGTGAATTTGTCAAAGCAGCTATTCCACATATAATTTGCTGATATTTATGGTTTGTTTATATAGTCATTTCAGACATGCTTTCTGACTGAGTTTTCTATAAAACATGAAGAACAAGCTGCATGCATACCAAATTGATAACCACGATCCAGCCACCAGCAGTGATGTTTATTTGGCTAATCAGAGTTTGCCCAGGTTTTAATAGAAGCTTTTTAATTTTGTATggcaaatatttataaatatttagttCTCAACTTTGCATTAACTTTCCGTACAACACCACATTAAGAGGTCCATTATTGTAGAACAGACGATAACATTTAAGAGAGAAATAGGCATACCTATCCAAATATAGAAAGCAGTTTATGGACCATGGTTCCAGTGACAAATACACTTTCTGCATATAACAAAAGGCTACAAATTGACTCTCTAAATCCAACACTGACATAAAGGGTTATGCACTGAGGTGCGCTTTTTGGTATAAGATCACTAAATCTTGGTTCTACTGTGTCGGCAGATATTATTATATCTTACATCCATTTATTACAAGAATGAGAAATTCTATTAACAGTCTCACAATTGACATAATTTACCAACATCAGGAAAAGGAGTAAGGCCCACAGATGTCCAAACACTATAGTTCAAACTAGCAACTTTCCTTAACATCTTATCCAACTTATTATACATCTAGAACTTCCAGTTTAAGGGCACCATCTCTCTATCAAGATTTTCCACATTTATCCATGTCTTTTATAAAACTTCTATAATGAAAATTCCTGAGCAAATACACTAATCTTTTCCAAAATTGGATGATGATGTGGCTCTTCCACTACAGCTTAATTTGCTTAGTAGAGAACCCACAGACAACATGTATCATCAGGAAACAAGTAGAATCAAGGTGTGCCATAAAGCATGTGTAGAGGATATCAGAAAGATGTTTTCATAGTTTGAAGTTATAAATGGTGACAATGCAATGGCATCAGGTTATGAACATAAGCCTAAGAATGCAAATGTAACCTATGTTGCAACAGGGCATATACCTCCTTGTATAAatgttcaagttgctctttggctTGAGGGAAGTTGGTTGAACACCATTGTTGTAGGGTAAATATGTTGTCTGATGAATCATATTCCAAAGCTAATCAATTCAGTGTCAATCAAAGgaagaaatttataattttaaatctgGAAATTTTGAGTCTGATAAACACCTGTCCATCTATTAGCTGCTGAATGTGCAACCTCAATTGCAACTTCTGTTATGTCCGAAAAAAGAACATAAAGTTACAAAACTGAATAAAGGAAGATGTGTGATATCTACATAAGCATACATATTTCTAAATATTTAAGAACATTACTAGAGAATCTACTTAAAAATCTTACTGCATCATGGCATCTGTAAAAGAAAGGTTTTGAAGTAGTTAATGTGTTCTTTCTATGTGAGGTGAGACAAGTACTTACTCATTTGTTCAACCGCAGCTGGATCATTGTCTACATAACAGGCTAATTCTTCCTATTATACAGAATAATCTTAGTATCCTGGAATAATGCTCATCAAAAGATGAAGCAGAGTGCTCATACATACCTTCAGCTTGTTATGCTGAAGCTCAACAGCTTTCAGCTCCACCAGAGCAACCTCTCTCTCATCCTATATATGGAAAACAAACGATGTCTTATGTATAAATGTAAAATCTACACAGGAAGATTCCACAATAAACACAGATGCACTCGACTTACAGACTCCTCCCTGCCTTTCTTCAAGTTGTCCCTTTGTTCGATCAGCTCAGCAAAACGGTTCCTACTGCTTGAAAGATCAGACTCAAGCTTGGATCGAGTGTTTCTCAACTGTATATAGATCTCTTCAATGGTCAaaggtttttaaaaatatataaatacatatcatcAGTATGCAACATTCCACAGATCAACAGTTGCTACCTGATTTCCAGCACAACTAGGAAGACTCCAAAAGTATACCtgacaaaagaaagaaataaacaaaTACATAACTATGCAAGTCAAATCAgtcaaatcatgaagataaaagatgattttttaatGCAGAGTAAACAAAAGATCCTTTTTTTTATAGTACTTCAACCTCCACTTACATGGAACCATGGTTTGACATATCACTTGAAACATTACGAAACAGGCAGTACGCACCGGTCCACCATCTAGCTGATATGCGGACTAGGCTGTTTCGAGTGGTACACAAAAAATTAACCTAGTACCAGTTGACACTAGTGTTGTATCGACCATTAAGGATAAAACTCGACCTTTACCAATGCATACAGGTCGACAACGATCATATTTTCAACTGATGCTGACCAGTGATTtagaaaggcgctcgggcgctcacctaggcgctcgggcgaggcgaggcgaggtctgagcgcctcgcttcacttccaggcggtgCACTTCAAAGAGGCactgcctgggcgctcgcccgagcccaagcgctgggcgcttcaggcgagcgcctgggttaaactaggtgaccaaaccaagattttaggtctggttcggtctccggtggttagttggttcaatcaaaccaactaaaaccgatattaGCTGTTGCTGCCAactctaaccctgct
This genomic stretch from Musa acuminata AAA Group cultivar baxijiao chromosome BXJ3-9, Cavendish_Baxijiao_AAA, whole genome shotgun sequence harbors:
- the LOC135583416 gene encoding meiotic nuclear division protein 1 homolog isoform X1; translation: MSKKRGLSLEEKREQMLQIFYESQDFFLLKELEKLGPKKGVISQSVKDVVQSLVDDDLVLKDKIGTSVYFWSLPSCAGNQLRNTRSKLESDLSSSRNRFAELIEQRDNLKKGREESDEREVALVELKAVELQHNKLKEELACYVDNDPAAVEQMKVAIEVAHSAANRWTDNIFTLQQWCSTNFPQAKEQLEHLYKEVGITDDLEYLQ
- the LOC135583416 gene encoding meiotic nuclear division protein 1 homolog isoform X2, which encodes MSKKRGLSLEEKREQMLQIFYESQDFFLLKELEKLGPKKGVISQSVKDVVQSLVDDDLVLKDKIGTSVYFWSLPSCAGNQLRNTRSKLESDLSSSRNRFAELIEQRDNLKKGREESDEREVALVELKAVELQHNKLKKLQLRLHIQQLIDGQTTYLPYNNGVQPTSLKPKSNLNIYTRRSE